A stretch of Spodoptera frugiperda isolate SF20-4 chromosome 6, AGI-APGP_CSIRO_Sfru_2.0, whole genome shotgun sequence DNA encodes these proteins:
- the LOC118267664 gene encoding uncharacterized protein LOC118267664, producing MKLPISLVVLAVLSHAAAVSVAQTSDTKPKDPSPTSKRELQEGNFGDRKPKDIAPKFASNEAASKADYEKQLKELISEQSPEQQVFGVRLPPISKISDVLSGQGPSFEAALAKHLYSPISVYHTRLASPTSFEVQEPAASQVAYPTYKSQKADTDTQQRQPSPQTADFPSIALYSVKQPRVRLESYPSAMDPGFPRVHPNLPQELYQPQSILKQPMSSIFPIYDQLGPIRYQGHVVPAQYVHQNRIYQFIPINPAYNYGEAADNREKGFPNQENSQELKAETTERAQTQNEISTPKQGYYVHPNGAISFASFSQNLPIHAQYETVMQAPPNNVHYAQPEDMTPVQLAQLAAQHRPAATQQHQHKLVPVKQGSFQYPQIFKKIIQEQQKYGQPAYPPIRQFISYKQHIIPSQADVVNELPPQLLFQNSRPVTKDQIIEIPAFKPLPQSVLTADSYFPQTSSPSPKDSEPRPYNYDEQSTPQPTNHIDQPIAPVLPQRQHTPLPPLKPNYSKFVKPLKPARTTSIFLPTTLQPVPTTTESAQSHTDQHVSSTTVQPAFNNQDESKENILQKTNSESQTPQPLGLEDNPDFLPASVLPLIRSTTYKPSFLHDEHSTPQPQQRQIQSAGTPPRHEVVIQKQEIQELFIDPSPQPSSTPQYPLQEHEEHQLNSQVHHQIFEQLQPPQFQQELQELHAQQYRHAPRQSGSPQQQFASQQIQPQQYVILQQAHPLQRHLVKPDQLQNQQPAEQSQQQQTIEQIQSQPEQYQQHNLEPKNQGQVTTTNPVEESKQSSTSADNEHQPDSQDQQQANPQLTTGKPEEQPGKVSHSGISLQAYRGPVISGIQALYSPPHQFVAQPEYGMVDVPVYPDVQYFGKFAEALFRNLQH from the exons CAAGTGTTCGGAGTGCGGTTGCCCCCTATAAGCAAGATATCCGATGTGCTGAGTGGACAGGGTCCCTCCTTCGAGGCAGCGCTCGCTAAACACCTATACTCGCCGATATCCGTGTACCATACCAGG CTAGCGTCACCAACATCATTCGAGGTGCAGGAACCAGCAGCATCGCAGGTGGCCTACCCAACATATAAATCCCAGAAGGCAGACACCGATACCCAGCAGAGACAACCCTCACCACAGACAGCAGACTTTCCCAGCATCGCTCTGTACTCTGTAAAGCAACCGAGAGTTCGCTTGGAATCCTACCCTTCTGCAATGGACCCTGGATTCCCTCGAGTGCACCCAAATTTACCCCAAGAACTTTACCAACCTCAGTCAATTCTCAAGCAACCAATGTCCTCAATATTCCCAATTTACGATCAACTGGGACCTATAAGATACCAAGGCCATGTGGTTCCTGCCCAATATGTTCACCAAAACAGAATATACCAGTTCATCCCCATTAATCCTGCATATAACTACGGTGAGGCCGCAGATAACCGAGAGAAAGGTTTCCCGAATCAAGAAAACAGTCAAGAATTGAAAGCAGAAACGACAGAGAGAGCTCAAACACAGAATGAAATATCTACACCTAAACAG GGTTACTACGTTCATCCAAATGGTGCTATTAGTTTTGCGAGTTTCTCTCAAAACTTACCAATCCACGCGCAGTACGAAACAGTGATGCAGGCTCCACCAAACAATGTTCATTATGCTCAGCCTGAAGACATGACTCCAGTCCAGCTTGCACAGTTAGCGGCGCAACATCGGCCTGCAGCCACTCAGCAACACCAACATAAATTAGTTCCAGTGAAACAAGGCAGTTTCCAGTATCCacaaatattcaaaaaaatcATTCAGGAACAACAAAAATATGGCCAGCCGGCATATCCACCGATACGTCAGTTTATAAGCTACAAACAACATATCATTCCAAGTCAGGCAGACGTTGTGAATGAACTTCCACCGCAATTACTTTTTCAAAATTCCCGACCAGTAACTAAAGATCAAATTATTGAAATACCTGCATTTAAACCGTTACCTCAGTCAGTCCTTACTGCAGATTCCTATTTCCCACAAACAAGCTCACCATCGCCTAAAGATTCGGAACCAAGACCGTACAATTACGATGAACAATCCACTCCACAACCTACAAACCACATTGACCAGCCGATAGCACCGGTATTGCCTCAGCGCCAGCACACTCCCTTGCCTCCATTGAAACCAAACTATAGCAAGTTTGTTAAACCTTTGAAGCCTGCTCGTACCACGTCAATATTCTTACCGACAACCTTGCAACCTGTTCCAACAACCACCGAGAGCGCCCAGTCCCATACAGACCAACATGTTTCATCAACGACCGTACAACCTGCGTTTAATAATCAAGATGAGTCGAAAGAAAACATCCTGCAGAAAACTAATTCAGAGTCACAAACACCACAGCCGCTAGGACTCGAAGACAATCCTGATTTTCTGCCAGCGTCAGTTTTACCTCTAATAAGATCAACAACATACAAGCCGTCATTTTTGCATGATGAGCACTCTACGCCACAACCTCAACAGCGACAAATTCAATCAGCTGGGACACCACCACGACATGAGGTAGTAATCCAGAAACAGGAAATTcaagaattatttattgatcCCTCTCCCCAACCTTCCAGCACACCACAGTACCCTCTCCAAGAACATGAAGAACACCAACTGAATTCTCAAGTACACCACCAGATTTTCGAACAGTTGCAACCTCCACAATTCCAACAAGAACTACAAGAGTTGCATGCCCAACAGTACCGACACGCACCCCGTCAATCAGGCTCTCCGCAACAACAGTTCGCGTCACAGCAGATACAACCTCAACAATATGTGATCTTGCAACAAGCTCACCCTCTCCAGCGTCACCTGGTCAAACCCGATCAGTTGCAGAATCAGCAGCCTGCAGAACAGTCTCAACAACAACAGACAATAGAACAGATTCAGTCCCAGCCTGAGCAATACCAACAACATAACCTAGAACCTAAAAACCAAGGTCAAGTAACCACCACCAACCCTGTTGAAGAATCGAAACAGTCATCAACGTCTGCAGACAATGAACATCAGCCAGATTCTCAAGACCAACAACAGGCGAATCCACAACTGACTACAGGGAAACCTGAAGAGCAGCCAGGGAAAGTATCACATTCTGGGATCTCGTTACAAGCGTACCGGGGACCCGTGATATCAGGCATTCAAGCGCTGTATTCACCACCCCATCAGTTCGTGGCGCAGCCGGAGTACGGCATGGTGGATGTGCCAGTCTACCCTGACGTGCAATATTTCGGCAAGTTTGCAGAAGCATTATTTAGGAATCTTCAACATTAA